Proteins encoded within one genomic window of Lysinibacillus sphaericus:
- the ldmS gene encoding L-aspartate--L-methionine ligase LdmS has protein sequence MLKPKLTLRQIYGDNAVYTPRTPYSDNPWMMDDCHKLDALTSREVAIADIPVLVHRATQTAKAKKLHEVAGLAWIEQPYTYETQEEYLAQLDAWCAEGKTIVCQYLHDAEDMNRNCYWMDAAKFNELNTKAYIDHLIDSKYVPSRLNIELYKLSDAMKNWKPPVVLKPGDDSPTSGGYGVIICQNQDELTEGLRQFRMNGTESIIIEELLQAKDNYSCQFVYSEALGIQYLGASKQMTDDNGIYEGNVIVEKVPEKVIEVGRHIMERGVAEGFVGVAGFDLIVTEAGDVQAIDLNFRQNGSTSMLMFHEALGKPVNKFASYASKGVEENASFFQTIEQCIKQGVLVPLSFYDGDYFENKVASRFIGIWYADTLQEIEQLEHQLL, from the coding sequence ATGTTGAAGCCAAAATTAACATTGCGACAAATATATGGTGACAATGCTGTTTATACACCTCGTACACCATATAGCGATAATCCATGGATGATGGATGATTGTCATAAACTAGATGCATTAACCTCAAGGGAAGTAGCTATTGCAGATATTCCTGTTTTAGTGCACCGTGCAACACAAACAGCAAAAGCTAAAAAGCTACACGAAGTAGCTGGTTTAGCTTGGATAGAGCAACCGTATACGTATGAAACGCAAGAAGAATATTTAGCACAATTGGATGCATGGTGTGCGGAAGGAAAAACGATTGTTTGTCAGTATTTACATGACGCAGAAGATATGAATCGAAATTGTTATTGGATGGATGCAGCGAAATTTAATGAGCTTAATACGAAAGCTTACATTGATCATTTAATTGACAGTAAATACGTGCCAAGCCGATTAAACATTGAGCTGTATAAATTATCGGATGCAATGAAAAATTGGAAGCCACCTGTTGTACTCAAGCCTGGAGATGATTCGCCCACTTCTGGTGGATACGGTGTTATTATTTGCCAGAATCAGGATGAGCTCACAGAAGGTTTACGTCAATTCCGAATGAATGGGACAGAAAGTATTATTATTGAAGAGTTATTGCAAGCAAAGGATAATTATAGTTGCCAGTTCGTCTATTCAGAAGCGCTTGGTATACAATATTTGGGTGCTTCTAAACAAATGACAGATGACAATGGCATTTATGAAGGAAATGTTATTGTAGAGAAAGTACCAGAAAAAGTGATTGAAGTAGGACGCCATATAATGGAGCGTGGTGTAGCAGAAGGCTTTGTGGGTGTTGCGGGATTTGATTTAATCGTAACAGAAGCAGGAGATGTGCAAGCGATTGATTTAAATTTCCGTCAAAACGGCTCGACATCTATGCTTATGTTTCATGAAGCGTTAGGCAAACCGGTTAATAAATTTGCTTCCTACGCATCAAAAGGTGTAGAGGAGAATGCATCATTTTTTCAAACGATCGAGCAATGTATTAAACAAGGTGTTCTAGTGCCACTATCCTTTTATGATGGGGATTATTTTGAAAATAAAGTAGCATCGCGATTTATTGGTATTTGGTATGCAGATACATTACAAGAAATCGAACAACTTGAACATCAATTACTTTAA